In Aquipuribacter hungaricus, a single genomic region encodes these proteins:
- a CDS encoding DUF3000 domain-containing protein, producing the protein MATTRSSAPSALVFDDAVAVLRSARVRPEVALTEIPPPRRVAPFAHAVEGHVDLAVVRAGARDGEDADEAEEAGGRFVLLHDPSAPDAWGGDLRVIALVKAVVEPELAEDPMLAEVVWAWLGETLVGPDAPATRLGGTVTRVVSESFGSLADRPAAIQVELRASWSPLGPLDAQLGAWADVLCRLAGLPPLPAGVSALPRRR; encoded by the coding sequence GTGGCCACGACCCGGTCCTCGGCGCCCTCGGCGCTCGTCTTCGACGACGCGGTCGCCGTGCTGCGCTCCGCCCGGGTCCGCCCCGAGGTCGCCCTCACCGAGATCCCGCCGCCGCGCCGGGTCGCGCCCTTCGCCCACGCCGTCGAGGGCCACGTCGACCTCGCCGTGGTCCGTGCCGGCGCGCGCGACGGCGAGGACGCCGACGAGGCCGAGGAGGCGGGCGGCCGCTTCGTCCTGCTGCACGACCCGTCGGCGCCGGACGCCTGGGGCGGGGACCTGCGGGTCATCGCGCTCGTCAAGGCCGTCGTGGAGCCCGAGCTCGCCGAGGACCCGATGCTCGCCGAGGTCGTCTGGGCGTGGCTCGGGGAGACGCTGGTCGGGCCCGACGCCCCCGCGACCCGCCTGGGCGGCACCGTGACGCGCGTGGTGTCGGAGAGCTTCGGCTCCCTCGCCGACCGCCCGGCCGCGATCCAGGTCGAGCTGCGCGCCTCGTGGAGCCCGCTGGGCCCGCTGGACGCCCAGCTCGGCGCCTGGGCGGACGTGCTGTGCCGGCTAGCGGGCCTGCCGCCGCTTCCCGCCGGCGTCAGCGCCCTCCCCCGCCGCCGCTAG
- a CDS encoding response regulator transcription factor: MTTLVTDRVRIPLARGRFHAAVVAGSPGLRESLSRVLTSLGAADVTTAGLVGEARTLGRGTPTSLAVVDCTLPDGSGIAAIEVLRSLGWTRTVLLSQSTDPFTVRGALMAGARCFLVTNRPSGAPEGPTGTSDPGVDQLSAREVEVLSLVADGRSNKEVGEHLGLSALTVKSHLARIARKLGTGDRAEMVAMAMRAGAVA; encoded by the coding sequence ATGACCACCCTGGTCACCGACAGGGTCCGGATCCCGCTGGCCCGCGGACGGTTCCACGCCGCGGTCGTCGCGGGGTCCCCGGGTCTGCGCGAGTCCCTCTCCCGAGTCCTCACCTCCCTCGGCGCCGCCGACGTCACCACCGCCGGCCTCGTCGGCGAGGCCCGCACCCTCGGCCGCGGCACCCCGACCTCCCTCGCGGTCGTCGACTGCACGCTGCCCGACGGCTCCGGCATCGCGGCCATCGAGGTGCTCCGCTCCCTCGGCTGGACCCGCACCGTCCTGCTGTCGCAGTCCACCGACCCGTTCACCGTGCGCGGTGCCCTGATGGCCGGCGCCCGCTGCTTCCTCGTCACCAACCGCCCCAGCGGCGCCCCCGAGGGCCCCACCGGCACCAGCGACCCCGGGGTGGACCAGCTGTCCGCCCGCGAGGTCGAGGTGCTGTCGCTGGTGGCCGACGGCCGCTCCAACAAGGAGGTCGGCGAGCACCTGGGCCTGTCCGCCCTCACGGTGAAGAGCCACCTCGCCCGGATCGCCCGGAAGCTCGGCACCGGCGACCGCGCCGAGATGGTCGCCATGGCCATGCGCGCCGGCGCCGTCGCCTGA